A genome region from Salvelinus alpinus chromosome 26, SLU_Salpinus.1, whole genome shotgun sequence includes the following:
- the LOC139555354 gene encoding protein LRATD2-like: MGNQVDKIKLSHLSYAEVPTVDPNGLNTEESPRIGVSYIFSTDDEEQEGGNGNVDGADKEHHTGTEQKHYDKRNEVDCAVFHRGECIYEKSVKTAGMEIYSPENLLNKCNAGDLVEFVTTGQYPHWAVYVGDFQVVHLHRAEIKNSFLTEASQGRRCRIVNELYKFKALSAEMVVQNAMEQVGGKDGELSWRNSECFAAWCRFGKREFKMGGEIRIGKQPYRLKILMSDKQSHMLEFQCLEDLITEKRRRDQVGRTSGVQELANQLNSVEEIKRNPLSDPVTAQMAQ; the protein is encoded by the coding sequence ATGGGCAACCAGGTGGATAAGATTAAACTGTCACATCTAAGTTACGCAGAAGTTCCCACAGTGGACCCCAACGGGCTGAACACTGAGGAGAGTCCTCGGATCGGAGTGTCTTATATTTTCTCAACAGATGACGAGGAACAGGAGGGGGGAAACGGTAACGTAGACGGAGCGGATAAAGAGCACCACACTGGTACGGAACAGAAACACTACGACAAGCGCAACGAGGTGGATTGCGCCGTTTTCCACCGGGGGGAATGTATTTATGAGAAGAGCGTCAAGACCGCCGGCATGGAAATATACTCCCCCGAGAATCTATTAAACAAATGTAACGCAGGTGACCTGGTGGAGTTTGTAACAACGGGGCAGTACCCCCACTGGGCGGTGTATGTCGGTGACTTCCAGGTGGTGCACCTGCACAGAGCAGAGATAAAGAACAGCTTTCTGACAGAAGCCagccagggaaggagatgtagGATagtcaacgagctgtataaattCAAAGCCCTCAGCGCCGAGATGGTGGTTCAGAACGCTATGGAACAGGTAGGAGGTAAAGACGGAGAGTTGAGCTGGAGAAATTCAGAGTGTTTTGCCGCTTGGTGCAGGTTTGGCAAACGGGAGTTCAAAATGGGTGGGGAGATCCGGATAGGAAAACAGCCATACAGGTTAAAGATCCTGATGTCTGATAAACAGTCTCACATGCTGGAGTTTCAGTGTTTAGAGGACTTGATCACGGAGAAGAGGAGACGCGACCAAGTGGGAAGGACATCAGGGGTCCAGGAGCTGGCCAATCAGTTGAACAGTGTGGAAGAGATCAAAAGGAATCCACTCAGTGATCCAGTAACTGCACAGATGGCTCAGTGA